The Candidatus Aegiribacteria sp. genome window below encodes:
- a CDS encoding AbrB/MazE/SpoVT family DNA-binding domain-containing protein translates to VYLQCRYGGYMKTTVKKWGNSLAIRIPKVISKELSIEYDTEVEIITKDGSLILSPRPSYLLKDLLAQVSQENLHEEIKTGDRTGREEW, encoded by the coding sequence CGTGTATCTACAATGTAGATACGGAGGATATATGAAGACAACAGTAAAAAAGTGGGGAAACAGCTTGGCTATTCGAATACCAAAGGTGATATCGAAAGAGCTGAGCATTGAGTACGACACAGAAGTGGAGATAATAACCAAGGATGGCTCTCTGATACTTAGTCCTCGACCCAGTTACTTGTTAAAGGATCTTCTTGCACAGGTGAGCCAGGAGAATCTTCACGAAGAGATTAAAACCGGTGATCGAACAGGCAGAGAAGAATGGTAG